Below is a genomic region from Gasterosteus aculeatus chromosome 2, fGasAcu3.hap1.1, whole genome shotgun sequence.
aaatgacatgtaatgtaatgtaatgtaaaagaagcCACACGTCTGCCTGtgtcaatcatttttttaatttttcagtGTGTCTCAGGCACAAGTCTGTCATCAGTCTGTCATCAGGCTCTCTCATCATGAAACCTGTAACACAGGCagttaaaattaaaaacatattttggggggaaaattGGGTCTTTCCCCAAACCTTGGTGGTGCCTAGTCCCTATGGACCATATGCAGACATACACCCCTGGGTCCTGTCCCAGGTGACCCAGGAGACACATTATCAGGCCCTCCCTGACCGGTTCAACttgtataaaacattttttcacttcctggCAGCGTGCTCCAAGATCTGACACCATCTGCTCAGGGCTTCATCACGTGCACTGCACTAATGCACGGGTCCACTGCATTAGTgctaaatgatttgtttttgaagTTCATGGAACTTCATTAAGTTTCTACTTCTTAGAATTAAAACATATTATACATCACACCTTTACAGAAACGAATGAGCCCTGGTGTGAATGTGGTCATGTGACGCCACACAACAGGAAGCAACACGTCTTTTATAAGTGAAGGGAAACAGGACATGTCAGTCTGAGGAGCCTTGTGGTTCTTCTCCTCACGCAATGGCTGAAGAATTATCTATAAAGCACAGATGTAGGATAAGATCTGTGAATGTCACGACTGAACAAACATGATTAAACTAGTTAAAATATGAATTGTTGATCACGGGTCATTCATTCAGGCTCATAAGAAGGCGGTTTATGTGTTTGTCATATTGCACTGGAGTTTATTAAGTGTCACCTCAAGTATTCAATATTCtttgtacatacatatatatatatattctgtggAAGATGAGGAACTAAAAAGTTGGTGGAAATTATCTCCATTTACTTCATTAAGTCTCATGCGAATGAGGTGGTCTGTGAAAGTGACTTAAATATTTCCtatttgatgtgttttaaaggTTCTGTTGATTTATACCTTCTCTAAATGTATTGTTGAATATGTGAATaatatgtgcttttatttttctattgcaaaatacaaaaaagatgaacaaccccaaaaaacagaatacaccttttttttcactttaatttcCACGTCTCAGGCTGCAGTTCAGTTGTGATGAAAGAGGcgtcccagaatgcaccacatcctcctgctgctgtgttttgctgttAGAGTTGAATGACACTTTGATGCACAAAAAGGAACCTTATGATTGATCAAATAAAATGGCTCACTTATTATATTTAAGTCTAGATAAAAGTGggtggattttttttggtcTGGTCTTTATCTCAAAGGGTTTTTATATCAGTCATTCTAAAATGATAGAACACTTTTCTCTGGGTCACtggatatatttaaaataaagatcATAAACAGAAGCAGAGGTTAAAGAAAACCTCACATCTGATATTCATCTGTGGTCtctgcatttccacatttctctgcatgtttCACAACTTTCAAACTGTCTCTTGACACAAAGCGGAAGCGTTTCTCACAAGCTGAGTGTCAGCGTGGACGTGAGGATGGGACACACCTTGTTTGGTGCGTTGGGGCTTTTCTGTGAGTACTTTCTCTGTTTAAATCATAGTTTTCATagatacaactttttaaatgtagaagttaatagtttctgtcattttgatgatgtttctcactttattttagcGCTGAATATTCTCCTCTACTGTGGACACGCTCAAGGTTTCTAtacaactttctttattttgataccTTCACTCAAGACGACTCAACACCTTTTATctctattttacatttaatatttctctttagttcatttatgatgaatacaagacagaagacaagattcattctttgcatgttgtgtttgtttctagatgctttgctgcatattgAGCCAAACTGGTCCCCTTTATTTACTAGAGAGAAAGTTACCTTCATATGTGACTCAAGGGAAGGAAACGACACTGACTGGAATTACTCATTCAGGAGTAACTAAATGAGTAGTAACTGAATGAGTAATTGACAATTTATAAATTagttattgatttattattgataacacaaatggatcaaacacatcagcagagtgtggcgcctccttcaggtgaaatgttctcattactcagtgaacattttattatttattacagggaGACTGACTTGGACATCTTCTTCTGTTTGCaactttatgttaaattataattatgtaGGAAAGATAAattgttcattgttcatttaattaaactgatttagtaaagcaaagaagtaactgttacacagacagagatgtgatcctttaactcctgcgtcctccttgtatgaaggagaatcagtgactcttcactgtcgacctggagaccagagaaaggagaagaatgctgacttctacaaagacaaaacacttattgagatggacacaaaccatcaacacacacatgaaatcaccatttctctgatgtctgatgggagctcttacaagtgcagatttaaggacaaagaatctgaaatagaatatttgaaatgtgagactagttactatgtttaaagacattgtacccaaacacctgtttaacacatgaagacagataaaaagatggaggacatcagcagtgacagtaatccaccaaggactcatcataacacgtctttattctgtcaaacctctttccaacagatcctcgtcctgtcctcacagtgtctccatcatggacgagtcctggagactcagtgactctgacctgcagtgttggacctccgtctgcaggatggaggttcttctggtataaggCTGTTCCAGACATGTCAGACTACTACACCTATGAGCTTCTAgctggtggcaccactgggactgaacaggattcctacattcttcatggacagacacacacagcaggatatgtgTGCGGTGTtggaagaggagatcctgtgtttTACACTCTGTATAGTGAtgtgaagtttgtctggtctggcggtgagtttgttcagacttttatattcttgcacaagggaataaatgtcctttttgtgttgacattgtttgtcctgtgtgtatctcctaatgatgtgtcttcaggtgtgaatccagcagcgtctctcacagtgagtcctcacagactgcagcacttcagcacagagtcactgtcactgatctgtgagggaaactctgctgagtggagagtgatgagggctgatgaagatggtgacgtGTCATCATGTTCTAAGTGGGGAGaaatgactggatccacatgcaacaccaacactagagcgagtagtggagtgtactggtgtgagtctgtaacacagtccagcaatgcagccaacatcactatacacagtgagtttatattcatttaaaggtttttttacacatcttattacagagtgctgacatttttaaggtgacttcatgatgagttttactcaatatttatttaaacaaacgGTTCAACAATCTTAGTTTGTAAATCCCTGATATCTTGTATCATTTGATTAAAAGATTTCCAACCATCTACAAActacttatcctgcacacaggggggctggaTTTTATCCcggccaactttgggcgatagacagggttcaccctTGACTGtttgtcagccaatcacagggctaacacagaaacacaaccattcacacacctacaggcaatttaaagttaCCGATCCACCTGATCCCCaacgcatgtctttggactgtgggaggaagctggagtacccagagagaacccacacagacacagagagaacatgcagactccacacagaaaggccactgggcggagtcgaaccaaggacctttttgctgtgaggcgacagtgataaccaccacaccaccgtgccgcctttgaactgatttagtaaagcaaagaagtaactgttccatagacagagatgtgatcctttaactcctgcgtcctccttgtatgaaggagaatcagtgactcttcactgtcgacctggagaccagagaaaggagaagaatgctgacttctacaaagacaaaacacttattgagatggacacaaaccatcaacacacacatgaaatcaccatttctctgatgtctgacgggagctcttacaagtgcagatttaaggacaaagaatctgaaatagaatatttgaaatgtgagattagttactatgtttaaagacattgtacccaaacacctgtttaacacatgaagacagataaaaagatggaggacatcagcagtgacagtaatccaccaaggactcatcataacacgtctttattctgtcaaacctctttccaacagatgtccctcagtctgtcctcacagtgtctccatcatggacgagtcctggagactcagtgactctgacctgcagtgttggacctccgtctgcaggatggaggttcttctggtataaggCTGTTCCAGACATGTCATCCACCAACAACTACTACACCTTTAAGCTTCTAgctggtggcaccactgggactgaacaggattcctacattcttcatggacagacacacacagcaggatatgtgtgcagagctggaagaggagatcctgtgtttTACACTCAGTATAGTGATGTGAAGTTTGTttggtctggaggtgagtttgttcagacttttttattcttgcacaagggaataaatgtcctttttgtgttgacattgtttgtcctgtgtgtgtctcctaatgatgtgtcttcaggtgtgaatccagcagcgtctctcacagtgagtcctcacagactgcagcacttcagcgagtcactgtcactgatctgtgagggaaactctacTGAGTGGAGACTGAAGAGGGCTGATGAAGATGGTCGCATGTCATCATGTTCTTACTGGGGAGaaatgactggatccacatgcaacaccaaCGCTAGAGCGagtagtggagtgtactggtgtgagtctgaaacacagtccagcaatgcagccaacatcactatacacagtgagtttatattaatttaaaggttttatatctaaagtatttacacatcttattacagagtgctgacatttttaaggtgacttcatgatgagtttaactcaatatttatttaaacaaacgGTTCAACAATCTTAGTTTGTAAATCCCTGATATCTtgtatcatttaattaaaagattTCCAACCATCTACAAActacttatcctgcacacaggggggctggagtttatcccagccaactttgggcgatagacagggttcaccctggactgtttgtcagccaatcacagggctaacacagaaacacaaccattcacacacctacaggcaatttaaagttaCCGATCCACCTGATCCCCAACGCAtgtgtttggactgtgggaggaagctggagtacccagagagaacccacacagacacagagagaacatgcaaactccacacagaaccactgggcggagtcgacagtgataaccaccacaccaccgtgccgcctttgaactgatttagtaaagtaaagaagtaactgttacacagacagagatgtgatcctttaactcctgcgtcctccttgtatgaaggagaatcagtgactctttactgtcgacatggagaccagagaaaggagaagaatgctgacttctacaaagacaaaacacttattgagatggacacaaaccatcaacacacacatgaaatcaccatttctctgatgtctgatgggagctcttacaagtgcagatttaaggacaaagaatctgaaatagaatatttgaaatgtgagattagttactatgtttaaagacattgtacccaaacacctgtttaacacatgaagacagataaaaagatggaggacatcagcagtgacagtaatccaccaaggactcatcataacacgtctttattctgtcaaacctctttccaacagatgtccctcgtcctgtcctcacagtgtctccatcatggacgagtcctggagactcagtgactctgacctgcagtgttggacctccgtctgcaggatggaggttcttctggtataaggCTGTTCCCAAAGAGTCAGACTACTACACCTTTGAGCTTCTAgctggtggcaccactgggactgaacaggattcctacattcttcatggacagacacacacagcaggatatgtgtgcagagctggaagaggagatcctgtgtttTACACTCAGTTTAGTCGTTtgaagtttgtctggtctggaggtgagtttgttcagacttttatattcttgcacaagggaataaatatcctttttgtgttgacgttgtttgtcctgtgtgtgtctcctaatgatgtgtcttcaggtgtgaatccagcagtgtctctcacagtgagtcctcacagactgcagcacttcagcacagagtcactgtcactgatctgtgagggaaactctgctGAGTGGAGAGTGAAGAGGGCTGATGAAGATGGTCGCGTGTCATCTTGTTCTAAGTGGGGAGaaatgactggatccacatgcaacaccgACACTACAGCGagtagtggagtgtactggtgtgagtctgtaacacagtccagcaatgcagccaacatcactatacacagtgagtttatattcatttaaaggtttttatatctaaagtatttacacatcttattacagagtgctgacatttttaaggtgacttcatgatgagtttaactcaatatttattttaacaaacgaTTCAACAATCTTAGTTTGTTGCAGTATCATTTTTCTGTATTATCCAacacgtctttgtggtttaCTTTCCTCTTTATGACCATTGACATCCACCATTGACTTTAAACCAGGAGGAGCTGTAGAGTTATCTGCTCACTTTGTACCTTTTAGACCATTCTGTAGCTCACTGCCACTAAGTGGACATTTGTCTCCCGACATATTGAGCATTAATTAAAGATGTAACTGTGAGCATGTACGTCACCAAAGGGCCGTCTCTTCCATCCATGAAATGCAGCTATTCGCTCAGctactgtgtgaatgtgaataacaCATGTAAACTATAAATGTCTTTTCCTCATTGTTCATCAgcttgtttgacttcctgtcctctggtctctttacaggtggtgatgtcatcctgGTGAGTCCTGTCCGTCCTGTGACTGAGGGACATTCCGTCACTCTTGGCTGCAAGTTGAGGACAGAAAACCTTCTTTATAATGTGGATttctataaaaatgacaaactcatCCCAAATCCTGTCAGAGGGGAGCTGCTTATCTCTGCAGTTACTAAGTCAGATGAAGGCTTTTATAAATGTAGAGGAAGGAAATCACCTCAAGGTTTGGAGACTTTGACCTCAGCAGAGAGCTGGTTGTCAGTGAAATGTGAGTACGAGTTTTGTAACATGTGTTACAGTCTGAGTGAGAAAAGGTGTCACTGAATTAGAAGTTATCTTAAGAtaaactatttgtttgtgtgagacaatgtagttttaaagatgttcatgttcagtaaaaacacataatattAGAGATGTAACATGACCAGCAGTGAAAGGTGAATGTTGTGTGATCAAGGGTTCAcgtttgtgtatttgagtgtgtgtgttgtagtactTGTTTAGTACTACAACACATTAGTACCTGTGTTTTTActagttttactttgttttaagtatgtttttctggctctgtgacactctgagatctgttgatgaagagtgtgttataaataaactgtattattattgttacttgtgtatctcttcatggttggtgtgtacttgtgtgtagatcctgaagaagcagcatcaagctctgtgtttctcgtgccgttggttgttggtctggtttctggagttttactgattattctcctgctgctgtttctgcgtcGCTACAGAAAGTCAGAAGGTGAGATCTTTTCCTTCTGATATCAGACTGATTTCACTGAAATAAGTCAAAGTCACAGATATTATTACACACACTAATTAATGATCaatgtgaaacctttttcttgcagcttcaagcctcagcaggttggtacaagcctctcttctctcactctgaacatggcagcaggactttacatgttcctcattaaatcctctgtatttacttcatgttttggacccacaaggtctcagaggaccaatcagagcccagCTACAGACCACATGATCAACCAGGGTGAAACTCAAGACGGACATTACGCTTCTCTTCTTCATGGTCAGCTTTAAtccgtatttatttaataatgtgttcTTAACTTAATGCTAACATTTCCATTTCTGGTTATTTGTTTGAGAAGATTCTATAATTGATACAAAGTGGTTCAAATGATTGATACGACCTCGTCTTTATCCTCACTGCTCTGCAGGTGATTCTTGTCTCTATGACACAATCGGAGGCTCTGAAGAACCTGAACATGGTGCAGTAAatcctgtgtgttcatcacacaGCTGTTAAAATACTAGAATCAGATGATCAAGTGACTGGTTGACCTTtaaattaaagacaaagtgtatcgatgatgtcacagattcTGTGTTTGAGCTTAAAGACATTGATGGTTAATGTGAATACTTCTATAAGGGAACAAGCTGCAGTAGTTGAGATGCTTTTGTAGGCCAGCAGAGCTTTAATAAAGGAGAATAAAGTGTCTCTTCATGCATTCATCTGATCCTTCTAACAGGGACGAATGATGAACCAGAGGAGAGCGTTTATGAAAATGTGAGgatggaaacagctgcaggtaCTTCAAGTACAACAGACCATGTAGTACAATCTGAGTGTACTTGTGTATTACTACCAGCAGTCAGCAAAGGTCAATCACAACACTTACACCTGTTACTCTTAAATAACCTTTAATCTCTTTCATCAGAtggataaaaacatctgcatggacAGAACCAGGGGAACGGATGACGACATGAAAAACCACTTCTTTGTCTTTCTGAGTAAATATTGTGTCAACTTCTTCTTTCCTGATATGAGACAGTATTTTGTAGTTAACCCATGAAAAGATGATTTAAAGGAAATACATCatatgtttttaaaagttttttattacatttacttattaaaatgtttgtgttaagTGTTTACTGTACATATCATTTCATCTCCTcagtcacttttttttaaagcttttttgaaGGCTGGTTCGGAGGCTTGTTTGAAAAACGGAAAAAAGTAGTTTGACGTCTTTGAGCTTCAGAACGTTGGTGATTTTACTCAATATGAAGTAATGGTTTCATTGAAAcgattaaaataaatgtttatctttgtctttttaagagttttaacaggtgctgtttgtattttatcttAACCTGTTTGTGTTTAACCTTTTTATGCATCAATAAACTTCTAAACAGTGTTTCCTACAgtcatttctttaattaaataaattttAGAGATCACAGGGAACGTATGTCCAcatgctcctcctgcatcacatTATTGAGATTCATCCAAACAAAAttcatatattgtatatataggaatataaaatatactttatatatatctatgggtGCATGACATGCTGCTCTCCATGAGTCAGGTGCAGAGCGCGGGTGACCATCCCCCTTAAGGAtggcgcgtgcttctgcgtctttacgcaccgttgcgtcgacgcactcgtttcaattcatggttctaaaagtcttgcgtgtgttgcagagcaattcaccgccagaacaacaggcggagtaacgtgtttttgttgaagacgacctagagagtcacgtctttgtgctgaagtcgttggtttgtttatttatgtatcgtagactttattgcctcgtgcatcgacactgctgcttttcatcgcggacacatttgttccgtattttcctccacaactttgttcccctcgaccgacaaaccgagtGGAGTCATCAGTGACATGTGACTCCATGACATATGAGGCGCAACAGCGCCCCCTCCTGGACAAATACTGTTCATACACCCACTCTCAACAGCGGACCACTGCATGTTCCCCAAGCAACACGGGTCCGGCCCGGAGCTCCTGAAGAcgtctctgccccccccgctGGTTATGAGGTGAGGAGTGAGCGGGTGCGAGTGTCGGTAGTGGCGTCGCCTCAGCCGGGGCTGCGCGGCCCCCTCGCCGGAGGGTCTCGAAGAAACTTTTCAGAAAATCTTCAGAGGCTCAGAGCGAACTCGGTTTTATTTACTTCAGAACAAAAAATCTAATTATAAAGAGTTACAGGGAAAACCGGATAACAGTCTCAATTCTGAACAAAAACGGATAAAAGTGTTGAGAACCTGGAAAAACGGTCAGACTCGTTCCTCAGGCAGGTCTTGATCTACAGCTTCTCtatcaattcaatttcaattcaattcattttattttgtatagcccataataaCAAATCTGccttagagggctttacagtctgtacacatacaacatcctctgccccgaaaccctccatcggcacaggaacaactccccaaaaaacgaaaaaaaaaaccttccaagagggaaaaaagggaagaaaccttagggaaaatgtcagaggagggatcccactcccgggatggacagactacaatggatgccatgtgtacagaatgaacaatgtataatacatgcaattcctatgacagaaatgattcaagtaactgtagtaagccaggcgcacagcaggaccactgcaggggcaaccaccatcagatagaaccaccatccacagaagcctgtggggagggagagcacagagatttaaggagagggtaatgttggtttacgagtacagtgatatgattaatatctaaaataataatgatgatggccgcagcaggcgtcagcagggccacggcaggtgtcaggaccagagtcccgaaggaaccacagTCTCCAGTCTCTCCAACAAACTCCCGTTCTCCGGTCAAACTGTCCCTTTTATAACCCCAGAAAGACCGGATTCATGAAAGTCCTCAAAGAAGCACAGAGAGGCAAACAAAACCTTTAAGGCCTCTGAGGCCATAAACAAGTGTCCACCTGGTACTTAGTATCTCACCTCTTTGCAGAACTGCTGTCACTTCCGTCTCATCAGGATTcctcatttttgaacacaaacatatatttaGTGTTTTAGTTTTAGGTGGCATGCTCGATCTAACGTTTCCCACAGAACGATGAGATACCAACAGCAACATGCAGATTGGACTCATCAACGGTGCGTCATCCAGGTGATTCCGGGGGTAGATACTCAGTAGCAACAAAGGCTGACTAGTTAACAATCTAAGATAATTCACAAtaaaaattcataaaaaaaggaatggGGCACCAGTCTGAAATATCAAACAACCCAGTTCAATGCGGTTCATTTTTCcttatattttcactttgtcTTGCTCCGTTTTATTTGGGTCAACAGAAACACGGAGAAATGGAGAGTTGTCTTACTTTTATTGTGATGGTCTTATATTCAGTTACGGATTTACAGGTGCTGTGGCCCCAGGTAAACACGTGACTCTGGTCCCTGGTCAAACTTCACGTTCCTCACAATGGAGCGACCTATAACCAGAGTTGGCTTCTGTGTCgctgagtggggagaagcggtgTGAAGCGGGAAAAGTGGTTGGTGGTGAACCGTGTGCTTCGAGACTCGAGCTTACTCCGGACAGTCAGCAGCCTCCCTGCTggggggttgccgggggacggctagcaggagctaacgactgagcttccatggaGCCGTGCTCCTAcctcactaagcctcgcctccgacatatcaaatatactacattACATGTACCACgcaagggaggcagaggaatagctaaacatgtgacacaccgaaCGAGAGAgtaggagagggagggaagactgtcacggtgtggttcacttcctgtcttattttgtagttttctgccactcgtgtccccgggtaacttcacttcctgccttgtctcgtcatcccctgtgttcgtctaatagtttccacctgtgtccaatcacctgcacctcccttgtgtatttaagcagtgtgtctcctgtgtcacttgtcgcgtcattgtctttagccacgcatgtccttgtctttcgtcacacatgttgcctgctgtttttcctcccggttcctgtgttttttgaccattgactattaaagtcctttgtgtttcctgacaactctgcgtttgagtcctgccttccacccgctctcgtgacagaatgacgcgaccaaagaaggactcagcagagttttttcccctggaagacttcaggggaacccgtctggcaatgggcg
It encodes:
- the LOC144386198 gene encoding uncharacterized protein LOC144386198, with translation MRADEDGDVSSCSKWGEMTGSTCNTNTRASSGVYWCESVTQSSNAANITIHNVPQSVLTVSPSWTSPGDSVTLTCSVGPPSAGWRFFWYKAVPDMSSTNNYYTFKLLAGGTTGTEQDSYILHGQTHTAGYVCRAGRGDPVFYTQYSDVKFVWSGGEFVQTFLFLHKGINVLFVLTLFVLCVSPNDVSSGVNPAASLTVSPHRLQHFSESLSLICEGNSTEWRLKRADEDGRMSSCSYWGEMTGSTCNTNARASSGVYWCESETQSSNAANITIHNVPRPVLTVSPSWTSPGDSVTLTCSVGPPSAGWRFFWYKAVPKESDYYTFELLAGGTTGTEQDSYILHGQTHTAGYVCRAGRGDPVFYTQFSRLKFVWSGE
- the LOC144383805 gene encoding high affinity immunoglobulin gamma Fc receptor I-like isoform X4; protein product: MTGSTCNTDTTASSGVYWCESVTQSSNAANITIHSGDVILVSPVRPVTEGHSVTLGCKLRTENLLYNVDFYKNDKLIPNPVRGELLISAVTKSDEGFYKCRGRKSPQGLETLTSAESWLSVKYPEEAASSSVFLVPLVVGLVSGVLLIILLLLFLRRYRKSEASSLSRSQRTNQSPATDHMINQGETQDGHYASLLHGTNDEPEESVYENVRMETAADG
- the LOC144383805 gene encoding high affinity immunoglobulin gamma Fc receptor I-like isoform X1 — encoded protein: MTGSTCNTDTTASSGVYWCESVTQSSNAANITIHSGDVILVSPVRPVTEGHSVTLGCKLRTENLLYNVDFYKNDKLIPNPVRGELLISAVTKSDEGFYKCRGRKSPQGLETLTSAESWLSVKYPEEAASSSVFLVPLVVGLVSGVLLIILLLLFLRRYRKSEASSLSRSQRTNQSPATDHMINQGETQDGHYASLLHGDSCLYDTIGGSEEPEHGTNDEPEESVYENVRMETAAGTSNG
- the LOC144383805 gene encoding high affinity immunoglobulin gamma Fc receptor I-like isoform X2; protein product: MTGSTCNTDTTASSGVYWCESVTQSSNAANITIHSGDVILVSPVRPVTEGHSVTLGCKLRTENLLYNVDFYKNDKLIPNPVRGELLISAVTKSDEGFYKCRGRKSPQGLETLTSAESWLSVKYPEEAASSSVFLVPLVVGLVSGVLLIILLLLFLRRYRKSEASSLSRSQRTNQSPATDHMINQGETQDGHYASLLHGDSCLYDTIGGSEEPEHGTNDEPEESVYENVRMETAADG
- the LOC144383805 gene encoding high affinity immunoglobulin gamma Fc receptor I-like isoform X3; protein product: MTGSTCNTDTTASSGVYWCESVTQSSNAANITIHSGDVILVSPVRPVTEGHSVTLGCKLRTENLLYNVDFYKNDKLIPNPVRGELLISAVTKSDEGFYKCRGRKSPQGLETLTSAESWLSVKYPEEAASSSVFLVPLVVGLVSGVLLIILLLLFLRRYRKSEASSLSRSQRTNQSPATDHMINQGETQDGHYASLLHGTNDEPEESVYENVRMETAAGTSNG